Below is a genomic region from Pseudomonadota bacterium.
GTATCTCGAGCATAATAAGAAGCACCTGTTTGAGCTGTCACTTCATAGTCCATTAAACGCTCTAAAGTAAATTTAGCAACCTCTGCTAAAAAATCTTTATCTTGAGCTTGATTTAGTACCTCTAAAAATGTCATTTTATCTATAGTCATTGTTAAAACTCCTTTTGTTGCAATTTGGAATTTAACAATGACTCAATCTTTTTTAAAGACCTCTTTCGCTTGAGCTACTTTCAGGCTCCGCTCAAGAGGTCTTTCAATTTTACACCACTTATTGGGACGTATACAAAATCTGAGGATTATTAAAAATTAACTTTCCAATCCCTGGTCCTTCCCACGTCATGCCATCTCCGGCTTTCCGTGTCGCCAACCCAAAGTAAGTTCCTTCCTCTTCTCCTTCTTTTAAATACACCGCAAAATTAATTCCTCCTATACGATTATAAACAATATCCCCAGGCATTGGGCTCTCAACAGGCTTAAGACTTGTAACAGCTGCAAGATGTTCAGAATAACCTTTTTGTTCGCCAACATCTTTCCCCTTGAGATGTTGCCAAAGAATATCCACATCTATAATTGAGAGTCTTGCAGGAGAATTCACAACAAAAGCCACAAATGAAGCTGCATCATAGGCTTGGCAGACGTCTTCTTTCCCATTAAATTGAGAAAGGAGGGCTTGATGAAGTGTTGTAGGAGGCCATCCAAATTGAAATCCTGCATTGAAAGCAAGAACCCTATTTCCAGCCCAAAGAGGAGAAGCCTCAAAGCTTTCCTTTAGCCCTTTTATGGTAAGAGATTCAAGCTCTTCCGGAAGCATTGGAATTCCGTAAGCCATTTTATGGTCTAGAAAATAGTCTTGATTAAATGTTTGTGGGTCTAACGCGTTCAGAACATAGACGAGGGTGTTTTTAGCAACGGTTATCTGATGATCATGAAGGGAATGAGATGTTATATCCACACCTAATTTTTCAAGCTTTTCGGCAGTCAAACTCTCAAAAACCTCATCCAAAATGGGACGCTGAGAGGCAACCCCTTGGCCATTTCGACATCCTTGCGCTAAAATATCACAAATATTTTGAACTGGAAAAATCCCCATAAAAGCTTCAGGTTTCACGCCTTTAATTTCATCAAAATAGTTTGAAAAAGATGTCTTATCCCTTTCGACACGTGCTTTGACCTGAGTCAAAAACTCAGAAGTAATCTCGGATTTTCGGCCTTCTAACTGCTGTAGAAGATCTGTTAAAGTTTTCCAATTATGAGCTGTTACAGAATTATAAATATCAACAGCTCTTTCAACGACAGGGTGTGAAGGAGGGTTTTTGCTTAGAAATTCTCGTGTTTCTTCCTCATTTAATTTAATTTGCATTGCAAAGGAGTCTGTAGAAACCATCAGACAGATCAACGACAAAAATATTTTAAATTTCATATAAGATTTTCCTCATTTTTAAAAATTAAATTTTAAAGCAGGCATATAATTGAAAATCTAATAAATTGATGTTTATAAAACAACAAAAAAAACCTACTTAAATATATAGGCCTTTAAAGTTGCTTTAAACCTAAAGCTCATCATTTCAAATGAATAAGAAAACAATGTGCTCCCATAGAGTTTGTCCAAGCTTCAGTGAAACCTTTCTAAACATTTTTTATTAATTAAAAGCTCTTGTGTCTTTAAAACCCTCAATAAACAACAATTTTTTTGTGCATTATTAAGACACCAAAATACTTTTTGAATATTATATCAAAAGAACAAAATTGAATTATAATCAGGATAATTTAGGTTCAGAAAAACGCATGAGTCGTTAAAACTTAAGGCTTTAATTTTTAAAACTCACTGCACGTTAAATGAGTTGTATAAGAACACTCCTCCTGAGTAGGTCCAATACATTGCTTAACCTGATGAGAATCACATTTTTTCCCTCCCTTTACATCCTCTAAGTCTTCATTTCCAAAACTTTGAAAAGGCATGACAGTCATTCCAATAATAACTGAACAGATATATAAGGCATTTTTTATCATCTTCTTTATCGTCATTTAAACTCTCTCCTATTTTGTTTTATTTTTTAAGAGCTATTCTTTAATGATACGCCTAGAATTAATAATAAAAAATCTTTTTAAAAAATAAAAAATGTAATAGACTGATTTTAAGATATTTTTTTTATTTAAACGTAAACTTTAAGTATCATGCCTCAAAAAACTTTCAACTTTTCGTTAGAATTCTTTTTCTATCTCTTTTTTTTAAGTTTTCTAAGCTTATTGAATTCTCCATATGCTTTAACTTTTTCTGATGCCGAAGAAATACAAGCTCTCTACGATAATCAAATACACTCTTTAAGACCCACTCCCCTTGTTCTTCCTTCCCATTTTGAAAAAATTACAGATGTTCTTCCCCAATGCCACTGGCCTATGCTCCCTGCAAGTTACCGATGGGTTATTGATGAAACAGGTACTATTCTGCTTTACAATCATCTATCTGCACCCACTCATAATTTCGATTTTGTAATTTATGGTTCTTATCAAGATAACCGCGTTAATTTTCTCAGCCGATGGGACGCTGTCACGCATCATTCTTTTGCTTACACACGAACGCCACCTCTTCAAAATAGATACGCACGTGATAATTTTCCCATTAATAGTTCGGGGTTTAAATGGAATGGGCTTACGTTTGATCGTGGTCATTGTATTGACTTTTGTGATACCATGAATTTAACCAATCAAAAAATGGTTTCTCCAAATGAAATAAATCCTTCTATTTCAACTCTGGACCCTCGAAATTACACGCCTGAACCCCCTCGGACCCATTGGGGACGCTCTTTAAGAAAAGAACTTGTAGGTGCCATCCGAAGTCAAAAAGGATGCTATTCACAGTATCTCTATTATCCAGAAACCCCGCACACAACTGCTTACGGCACGCTTATTCCTAAAGGATGTTATTTTAC
It encodes:
- a CDS encoding IS256 family transposase; this translates as MTIDKMTFLEVLNQAQDKDFLAEVAKFTLERLMDYEVTAQTGASYYARDT